A genomic region of Oncorhynchus mykiss isolate Arlee chromosome 2, USDA_OmykA_1.1, whole genome shotgun sequence contains the following coding sequences:
- the LOC110491965 gene encoding hyaluronan and proteoglycan link protein 3 isoform X1, which yields MSGQEVRSQCSAVRMLSPLHPLLVVWMYLLVSNHAFPVYNNGFFYHDVMDGDGNGEIYIKRVRLHVESPQPSVSAARGSNITLPCHYRYEPEINGPRRTRVKWSWLPANGAGKTAHETDVMVAMGNRHRSYGSFQGRVRLHRAAPGDMSLVINELHQNDTGRYRCEIIDGLEDESVTVELELRGVVFPYHSKMGRYHFNFLGAQRACEEQDSTLATFEQLFAAWEEGLDWCNAGWLADGTAQYPITTPREACGGVDLASGLRSYGQRHRHLHRFDAFCFSAAPKGTVYFLKGPRKLNFTEAVAACTTDGGHIAKVGQLYAAWRFMGLDRCDAGWLADGSIRYPIAKARPNCGPSEPGVRNLGFPPLHQKYSVYCNR from the exons AGGAAGTCAGATCCCAGTGTTCCGCTGTAAGGATGTTGAGCCCCCTACACCCCCTATTGGTCGTCTGGATGTACCTCCTGGTCTCCAACCACGCCTTCCCCGTATACAACAATGGCTTCTTCTACCATGACGTTATGGACGGCGATGGCAACGGAGAGA TCTACATTAAGAGGGTGCGTCTCCACGTGGAGTCCCCCCAGCCCTCGGTGTCAGCAGCCAGGGGCAGTAACATCACCCTGCCCTGTCACTACCGCTACGAGCCCGAGATCAACGGCCCCCGCCGGACCCGGGTCAAATGGTCTTGGCTACCCGCCAACGGCGCGGGTAAGACCGCCCACGAAACAGACGTGATGGTCGCCATGGGCAACCGTCACCGTAGCTACGGCAGCTTCCAGGGGCGTGTGCGCCTGCATCGGGCGGCACCGGGGGACATGTCTTTGGTGATCAACGAGCTGCACCAGAACGACACGGGCCGCTACCGCTGTGAGATCATCGACGGGCTAGAAGACGAGAGCGTGACGGTGGAGCTGGAGCTGcgag GAGTGGTATTTCCCTACCATTCCAAGATGGGACGCTACCATTTCAACTTCCTGGGGGCCCAGCGTGCATGTGAGGAGCAGGACTCAACCCTGGCCACCTTTGAGCAGCTCTTCGCCGCCTGGGAGGAGGGGCTGGACTGGTGCAACGCCGGCTGGTTAGCTGACGGGACGGCTCAGTACCCAATCACCACGCCGCGGGAGGCCTGTGGGGGCGTGGACTTAGCCTCCGGTCTCCGTAGTTATGGACAACGTCACCGCCACCTCCACCGCTTTGACGCCTTCTGTTTCTCAGCCGCCCCCAAGG GGACAGTTTACTTCCTGAAAGGTCCCCGTAAGCTCAACTTCACCGAAGCGGTGGCGGCGTGCACCACAGACGGCGGTCACATCGCAAAGGTGGGCCAGCTCTATGCCGCCTGGCGGTTCATGGGATTGGACCGCTGCGACGCAGGCTGGTTGGCTGATGGGAGCATCCGTTACCCCATTGCAAAGGCCCGCCCTAACTGCGGCCCTTCAGAACCGGGGGTGCGGAATTTGGGATTCCCCCCTCtgcatcagaaatacagtgtctaCTGCAATCGGTAA
- the LOC110491965 gene encoding hyaluronan and proteoglycan link protein 3 isoform X2, translating into MLSPLHPLLVVWMYLLVSNHAFPVYNNGFFYHDVMDGDGNGEIYIKRVRLHVESPQPSVSAARGSNITLPCHYRYEPEINGPRRTRVKWSWLPANGAGKTAHETDVMVAMGNRHRSYGSFQGRVRLHRAAPGDMSLVINELHQNDTGRYRCEIIDGLEDESVTVELELRGVVFPYHSKMGRYHFNFLGAQRACEEQDSTLATFEQLFAAWEEGLDWCNAGWLADGTAQYPITTPREACGGVDLASGLRSYGQRHRHLHRFDAFCFSAAPKGTVYFLKGPRKLNFTEAVAACTTDGGHIAKVGQLYAAWRFMGLDRCDAGWLADGSIRYPIAKARPNCGPSEPGVRNLGFPPLHQKYSVYCNR; encoded by the exons ATGTTGAGCCCCCTACACCCCCTATTGGTCGTCTGGATGTACCTCCTGGTCTCCAACCACGCCTTCCCCGTATACAACAATGGCTTCTTCTACCATGACGTTATGGACGGCGATGGCAACGGAGAGA TCTACATTAAGAGGGTGCGTCTCCACGTGGAGTCCCCCCAGCCCTCGGTGTCAGCAGCCAGGGGCAGTAACATCACCCTGCCCTGTCACTACCGCTACGAGCCCGAGATCAACGGCCCCCGCCGGACCCGGGTCAAATGGTCTTGGCTACCCGCCAACGGCGCGGGTAAGACCGCCCACGAAACAGACGTGATGGTCGCCATGGGCAACCGTCACCGTAGCTACGGCAGCTTCCAGGGGCGTGTGCGCCTGCATCGGGCGGCACCGGGGGACATGTCTTTGGTGATCAACGAGCTGCACCAGAACGACACGGGCCGCTACCGCTGTGAGATCATCGACGGGCTAGAAGACGAGAGCGTGACGGTGGAGCTGGAGCTGcgag GAGTGGTATTTCCCTACCATTCCAAGATGGGACGCTACCATTTCAACTTCCTGGGGGCCCAGCGTGCATGTGAGGAGCAGGACTCAACCCTGGCCACCTTTGAGCAGCTCTTCGCCGCCTGGGAGGAGGGGCTGGACTGGTGCAACGCCGGCTGGTTAGCTGACGGGACGGCTCAGTACCCAATCACCACGCCGCGGGAGGCCTGTGGGGGCGTGGACTTAGCCTCCGGTCTCCGTAGTTATGGACAACGTCACCGCCACCTCCACCGCTTTGACGCCTTCTGTTTCTCAGCCGCCCCCAAGG GGACAGTTTACTTCCTGAAAGGTCCCCGTAAGCTCAACTTCACCGAAGCGGTGGCGGCGTGCACCACAGACGGCGGTCACATCGCAAAGGTGGGCCAGCTCTATGCCGCCTGGCGGTTCATGGGATTGGACCGCTGCGACGCAGGCTGGTTGGCTGATGGGAGCATCCGTTACCCCATTGCAAAGGCCCGCCCTAACTGCGGCCCTTCAGAACCGGGGGTGCGGAATTTGGGATTCCCCCCTCtgcatcagaaatacagtgtctaCTGCAATCGGTAA